A genomic segment from Deinococcus sp. YIM 77859 encodes:
- a CDS encoding 4a-hydroxytetrahydrobiopterin dehydratase: MSPEVYDPRMGYDPRRKLTDGDVQSLKPEGWWGDDGKLFREFPFATYQAGVDFAVRVAALAEAQNHHPDLHIFYRRVRVNYFTHDAGGVTLRDIEGARAVNALWREVTGA, from the coding sequence ATGAGTCCCGAAGTGTACGACCCTCGCATGGGCTACGATCCCCGCCGCAAGCTCACCGACGGCGACGTTCAGAGCCTCAAACCGGAGGGCTGGTGGGGAGATGACGGCAAGCTGTTTCGCGAGTTTCCCTTCGCCACGTACCAGGCCGGAGTGGATTTCGCCGTGCGGGTGGCAGCGCTCGCAGAGGCGCAAAACCACCATCCCGACCTTCACATCTTTTACCGCAGGGTGCGGGTCAACTATTTCACCCACGACGCGGGCGGAGTCACCCTGCGCGACATCGAGGGCGCGCGGGCCGTCAATGCCCTGTGGCGCGAGGTGACGGGCGCTTGA